The sequence below is a genomic window from Salvia hispanica cultivar TCC Black 2014 unplaced genomic scaffold, UniMelb_Shisp_WGS_1.0 HiC_scaffold_563, whole genome shotgun sequence.
CTAACAAACACAAACTTATGATAATCAAGTAACAATATACTGGTTTGGGGCAGAATGAAGTGAATTAGCACCTGGGTGCTTttgcccaatttttttttgagcAACTTTAAGTTTTTTCAACTCCTTCTCTCTAGCCTACACTCACAATTTCATAATTACTTaatctaaaaacaaaaaaatctcattCTATTTCCAACGAAAAAAAAGAACCAGGAGAAATTCTGAGCCTATGATTCATGAATTCGACATATcgggaaaatttaaaaattcaatcaaaactAGAATCGTTCCGATTTTTCCCGCTCAGATTTCACAATCAATCgcaccaaaaacaaaaccagGAAGATACATAGTTCAGAGCATTTGAATTTAAACTCGAAATTATGAGGCTAGGGGTGCACCTAAAGATTTTCGATAAAATATTGCAATTAATAGTAAAACAAGGGATGCTCTAACCTTTCCTTCTTTCTTCAACTTCCTCTCAAGCTCAACCAGCGTCGGACAGAGAGACATGGGGATCCATTGTTGTGAGATAGCAGCGTCTAGGGCTTTGATCATGCAGAATAAGAGCGAATCAATTTATATAGCACTCCCGCAAAATTTTccctttattatttatatttttatttttaatttttacaaaaaaaaattattatttcctcctttccataaaaaaaatcacatttccctttttagagTTTCTCAATTACataagtgttttttttttcacaacatTGGGTtttaataacaatataaaatgtcatattttaaGGGAAAATTTTTAAGACGGCTAAAAATTTTGCTCACCTCacttttttgatattttcccTTCCCCAaaaatagtatcattttatcatatggGGTGGGGtgtaaacaaaaattaatccaatttataaaagtttaaaatttttttgtctcattttttccctatttttttcttattttactaattttttttaaaaattcgcacattacaaataaactatttttcactaaaaaaaactcACCATCGGGTCACTAATTAGTGAAATTTCTTCTTTAAAAGAACACATCGTTTCCGGGAAACCCCAATAATAAATtgtaaagaaaatttttaatgaCGGATTTTTCCGCACTGTAACTATGACAACCACATCATCCCCGgtttaaacaatataaatcaaCTAATTAGTGACTAATTTTCATACTAATTTCCCCTGCTTGTTGTTTTTTTAGACCCGCACTAATTCCACtattagggttttttttttttttttttggtgtttatggacgaagggagtatgtAATGttaacatgtgattttttccttaaaaagtttttttttgcatCGGAGGGGTTGGGTCATGAATTGGGTTTTTAATTTGACATGAAATTGTTTATTTgctaattttgtgttttttgtaGGGGagttaaaaaatttggaatattAATCTATTGtgaattacaaattattttgcATTAGGTGTACAAACATGGGTGATGAGGGGGGTAAGCTAATTAGATTTAACTGAATTAAGATTGTGTGTCGTGATTAGGCGTTTTAGATTGgtctttttttgttatttggaaaaaaatatacactttAATCAGAAATTGATATGAATAAATAGATTCATTATTgtgggaaaagaaaaaataaagagtagTTAGTGTAAATGCGAAATTGCATTTACAATATCTAGAAACAAATTCTTTCgatcaaacaaagaaaaagggaTCATAGTCATCCGATTGGTGCGAGGCAAACAAGTTTGGGGGTTTTGGGAAAGGGGATGAAAGTAACCCCAACCCATTGATTAGAGCAGAGTTTTTCATTGTAGGGCGGGAAGCTCAAATGTCAAACTTACTAAATTTTCCCCTCGTGACCAGGGTGGGGTCAGTTGACCCCCCTGACCACGCTTTGAGGTTTTTCCCGGGCTTGCTCAAAATAAATGGTCCTAATCCACttataagaaatttttttgtttctatgaGAAGGTTTTAATGGGCCTAGTTGTTTATGGCCCATACCTTATTTAATTGTCACGGATATTGGGCCTAATAATCAGTTTTATCTTCCTGCTCACGATATCATATTTCagttactcatatttttttttttatttttttttttgtttagattGCTACATAAAGTGCTTAAGCATTTGGGgtttaaaaacaatatattcCATATCTTTGTGAATTTCATATTACATTTGGGaataacattaaaatcaaAGTGGGAGATTCATATTTCCTATTATACCTTAAAATCATATTTCATTCCCTCCATAGTCTATACAGACCAAAGCCCTATTTATACCTCAGCCATAAGTAGGATAGAGAAATCAAATTGCGGAGCATAATTAATTGCAAGAAACACTAAGAAGCTCGGTCCAGTTCTGATACGTCCCgaacttcaaaaattaatttgttcgAATCATCCTCTCCACGAAATGTTTTGGTGATAAATACGTAGATATCACCGCTAAACGATGTCATCGATTCATGAAGAAAACATCGGCGTTTGGTTGAAAAACACAATCAATATATTACATGTACGCAACTGGATATTTTTTGTCTTGCGATAATTTgcaaacaaatcaaaacttCCTGGGTTTTTTGATTAATTCTTAGAGTTACGACACATACCacaatttgacaaaatttcatGAGTTTTCCGACAATCTGCACGTATAATGAATCGAAATCAAGACCGTAAACCCAACCACTGGCAGCTACTTTGATCCATAACAACatcatcaaaatcaagaccacCCCAATCCGACGCCGTATCCACcatcctcatcatcatctcTTCCTCCTCCACCATCCCAACTCCCTCCTCCTTCACTTCAAACTCATTCTTCCCACTCTCCGATTCTCCATCGCTCCCTCCCTCCCTTCAACTTCCGCAGCTGTttcacaaacaaataaatcagttGACATGAGTTGATTCGCtcaattttaagaatatagtagcatgagttgaaaaaatcaGTAGAATATGATTCatacttttattaataaattgtgagtTAGGTGACTCAGTAGAACGTGTGATCAATTAccaaaaattagtaaaagtaaaaatgttaattaatcaTGGAAcgaatgtaaaaaaaattatgtcaaaTCGTGGACGCAAGTAGTAACTAACTAACGAATTACCAAATATgatttatacttttataataaaatatgagttagATGAGTCAGTAGAACGTATGTCAGTTACCAAAactagaaaaaagtaaaaatattaattaactatggatggataaaaaaagttatgtgAATTAATCGTGAATGAAATTAGTAACTAACTAACTACCTGATCGACCAACGACTGCTTCTCTCTTCAACGACTCGAACCGGTCGGAGAGGGCGTCGTAGCTCGCGGCCAGCGCGGCATACTCCTTCTCCACGTGCTTCGACTTCCACCGCGCCCGCTTGTTCTGGAACCAGATCGCCACCTGGCGCGGCTGCAGCCCTAGCTCCCGGGCCACCTCCGTCTTCCTCCGGGGCTCGAGCTTGCTCTCGGAGGCGAACATCGCCTCGAGGCGCCGGATCTGCTCGTCGCTGAACCGGCGCTTGTCGTTGCCGCTCTTGCGCGTGATTGGATCCGCcatgtgtttgtgtgtatatTTGAGTGAAGGAAGGTCATCTCATGCTCTTGTGTTTTTGGGAGGATTTTTGGAAATGTTTACATGTTGAATTTATACTAAGGAGACGTGTACATATTTTCTTCTGCTTCCTTCGTTGGATTATATTGCCCACCACCACACTCCTAAGcaacttaattaattgtaaaaaaaatagtgaaatttgGTTAGATTCTGTCtgttcaacaatttttaaaatttttagtgCAATTGTATCTAGATGCCCTCGAAAAATGACACGTGGACATtggaaatttgaataatttttctagtttttaaaataatttggactttaattaatactttCTAGATCTCATTTGTTGAGTTACAAACTAATTCCACATAGGATGAGTGAGAGAAGTGGAAGTTGTATATATTATTGTCCAGTTCCAAAAGTTTtgagaataattcaaaataaattgtgcATTCGatgatttattatatttgaaattatgaaataaaaagttgtgttttgtgCATCAAAAGATGAGagttattgaatttgattgaCTTTATGTTGGATAACTTCCCGatgtattttaaaaagtgaaactTATAATGTAATAACACAGTGATACATAAGAGCCATTTTGACGTGATATACTAGTGAActtttatacaaaattaaaataa
It includes:
- the LOC125199576 gene encoding homeobox-leucine zipper protein ATHB-7-like, with the protein product MADPITRKSGNDKRRFSDEQIRRLEAMFASESKLEPRRKTEVARELGLQPRQVAIWFQNKRARWKSKHVEKEYAALAASYDALSDRFESLKREAVVGRSAAEVEGREGAMENRRVGRMSLK